The Acidovorax sp. RAC01 genomic sequence GCGCTGCAATGGCGCTGATGCCCGCCAGCAGGGTGTCTTGCACGGTGGCGCAGCCCTGGGCGCGCACCTGCTGGCACAGGGCGTCCAGCGGATCGGTGCCGCCCAGCAGGGCGCGCTGCTCGGGCGGGGCGGCGGCCAGTTCGGCCTCGGCGCGGGTGCGCAGGTCGGCATCCTGCGAAAACGCCAGAAACGCCTGCCCGCTGGCAGACCACACCACCGGCAACACCGAGCCGGGCCGGATGTTGACGGTGACCGGCAGCGAGGGCTCTTCCATGCGCATCACCGTGGGGCCCATGTTGCCCATCACGGCGATGAAGCAGGTGACCTGCAGCGATTCGCGCAGGCGCAGCAAGGCGGCCTCGCCCATGCGCACCGGGTCGCACTGGCGCAGTGCGGCCAGGCCAATGCGTACCGCCTCGGGCCCCAGGTGGTAGTGCTGGGTGGCGGGGTGCTGGGCCACCAGGCCCTCGCTGGTCAGGCTGCTGAGGTAGCGGTGCACCTTGGCGGCGCTCTCGCCACACTCGGCCGCAATGGCGGTCAGGCTGGCCGCACCGCCCAGGCGGGCCAGGGCCTTGAGGATGGTCATGCCGGTTTCGGCCGACTGCACGCGCTGGCGGCGTTTGGTGGAGGAGTCGGTCGAGGGGTCGGCGGGGGTAGAGATAGGCATGCGGAGGAGTCCGTAAGGGCAATCGCGGAGAAACTCATTACGCATTGCGTAATATCATTGCCAAATCTTAAATCGTTTGACCTATTTCAGGAGACACCATGCTCAATCGTCGTTGCGCCACCGGGCTGATCGCGGCCCTGGCCGTTCTGGCGGGCCCCTCTGTGGCGTTTGCCCAGAGCTACCCGGCCAAGCCCATCCGCTGGGTGGTGCCCTACCCTGCGGGCGGCGGCTCGGACTTTCTGGCGCGCACCATCGGCCAGCAGTTGTCCACCCAGATCAGCCAGACCGTGACGGTGGAAAACAAGCCAGGCGCCAACACCGCCATTGCAGCGTCGGACGTGGCGCGCTCGCCCGCAGACGGCTACACCATCCTGTCGGCCGACAACGGCACCATGGTGTTCAACTCCGCGCTGTACAGCAAGCTCTCGTACAACCCTGAAAAAGACCTGGTGCCCGTCACGCTCATGGGGCGCTTCCCCATGATCCTGGTGGTGGGCCCCAACTCCGACGTGCGCGACGCCAAGGACTTTGTGGCCAAGGCCAAGGCGGCGCCCGGCAAGTTCAGCTACGGCTCGGCCGGTGCGGGCAGCCCGCACCACCTGGCGATGGAGCTGCTCAAGGTCA encodes the following:
- a CDS encoding Bug family tripartite tricarboxylate transporter substrate binding protein produces the protein MLNRRCATGLIAALAVLAGPSVAFAQSYPAKPIRWVVPYPAGGGSDFLARTIGQQLSTQISQTVTVENKPGANTAIAASDVARSPADGYTILSADNGTMVFNSALYSKLSYNPEKDLVPVTLMGRFPMILVVGPNSDVRDAKDFVAKAKAAPGKFSYGSAGAGSPHHLAMELLKVNSSLHMVHIPYRGAAPALTDLAGGQVNAMMVDLAAGAGFIKGGKVRPLAVAHATRLPQLPDVPTFAELGFKGVEASAQVGIVAAAGTPPDVVNALQKQVATAINQPAIRQKLVDFGIEPVASTPQQYSDLIRTEVQRWHQLIREQKISLD
- a CDS encoding IclR family transcriptional regulator, translated to MPISTPADPSTDSSTKRRQRVQSAETGMTILKALARLGGAASLTAIAAECGESAAKVHRYLSSLTSEGLVAQHPATQHYHLGPEAVRIGLAALRQCDPVRMGEAALLRLRESLQVTCFIAVMGNMGPTVMRMEEPSLPVTVNIRPGSVLPVVWSASGQAFLAFSQDADLRTRAEAELAAAPPEQRALLGGTDPLDALCQQVRAQGCATVQDTLLAGISAIAAPIYDARGHVAAVLTSLGASTGFDARPDGRVGPSVVQEAQAISVAMGYSAPGQPPQP